The following DNA comes from Hypanus sabinus isolate sHypSab1 chromosome 32, sHypSab1.hap1, whole genome shotgun sequence.
tttgtttttcttgtaaataatttttgaaatttttgttcttgtggccaaaaatgtttttttggagggaggtgttacgtactcatgacatgacagtggtacccttgtcacgtgactggggttgaagctatactggacttgggGTAATGGTCCTGTGATGGTAGAGTGATGTCATTTTCTcgccagtagagatcacgtgacaggtttttttttacaggttataaaaggaagaccccaccctgtgaggaggggcagttcgtggctggatttgccaagttgacttcatgccgctgcgtgattttaatgtgatgacgcagtttagttgaagttttatctaatacctgaagtttaaaaggtcattgccagcaggttctttacaatactgctagtttgaggatcagtggagagtgaagatcggagttcgggagttaaaagatcgaggagaatctattttcgACGGTGTAACGGGTtcaaccttatttaatccttattcggaaaggagttcgttgactgttctcgtgttaatctctgtgggatagcagaagattgaggacagtgtgataaaggaaaggtcagtgcctttaagccgtttcgtttcgtaaattcttcgtgggaaaagttcgacgtcggggatcgaagcaaagcgacgtgaaagagaatttaaattgtcttataaagtctctcccttaaatagaccgtgagcatttcgaacttttggcaatactactttaaagaactgtttttgcaacatcgctttaagaactgtttgagctgccacatagcagctgtttccggttacgttagtgtttgtttacttttggggggtttgttttcagtgtttaataaacgtgttatttgttatataaacccttgccgaactcatatatttattgttgcctgaatacgtaacactggaaattcaaacaacaacacacacaaaatgctgatggaacacagcaggccaggcagcatcaatagggagaagcgctgtcgacgtttcgggccgtgacccttcgtcaggactaaccgaaaggaaagatagtaagagatttgatactgggggagggggaaatgcgaaatgatgggagaagaccggagggggtgggatgaagctaagagctggaaaggtgattggcgaaagtgatacagagctggagaagcgaaaggatcatgggacgagaggcctcaggaggaagataggtggggggagcaccagagggagatggagaacaggcaaacaactaaatatgtcagggatggagtaagaaggggaggaggggcattaacggaagttagagttcatgacatcaggttggaagctacccagccggtatataaggtgttgtgtctccaacctgagtttggattcattttgacaatcgaggaggccatggatagatgtatcagaatgggagtgggactcggaattaaaatatgtggccattgggagatcctgctttctctggcagactgagcgaggtgttcggtgaaacggtctcccagtctgcgtcaggtctcaccaatatataaaaggccacaccgggagcaggtGGAATGGGCACAGGAGACTAGATTAGCCACAATCATAAGACAGCaggaaaattcctcctcatttctgttctaaattaaGGCCCCTCTATTCTAAAAGTGGTCCCCCTGATCCTGGATtttcactgtaggaaacaccctctcgacatccactctatctgtgtcagctggtcctagacttcccccactataggaaaagtcCTCTGCACATCCAATTTATCTCGGCTTTGCAGTATTCGAGAACAACACCCACCCACCCCGCCTCGTCAATCTAAACTCCGGCGGGAATAGGCCCAGAGACACCCTCCGAAATATTATTCTGCCTCGTccaactgacctgcacctggcccatatccctccataaacCTTTCatacaagtttttcttaaatgttaaaagtgagcctgcatttaccacttcatctggcagctcattccacactcccaccactctctgtgtgaagaagcgccCCCccaccctaatgttccctttaagcttttcctccttcacccttaacccatgtcctctgttttttattCTCCCCtggcttcagtggaaaaagccttcttgcattcactctacctagacccatcataattttatatacttctatcaggtctcccctcattcttctacgctccagggaataaagtcctaacctattcaacctttctcggtaactcagtttctcaagtcccggcaacatccttgtaaaccttctctgcactctttcaaacttattaatatccttcctgtaattccgtgaacaaaactgcacacaatgctccaaattcggcctcgtcaatgccttatacaacctcaccatagcattccaactcttatactccatattttgatttataaaggccaatttaccaaaagctgtctttactaccctatttacccgtgacgccacttttagggaattttgtacctgtattcctagatccctctgttctactgcactcctcagtgtcctaccatttatcttgtaCGTTCTGCCTTGTTCTGTCCTTCCAATGTACAAGACCccacacttatcagtattaaactccatctgccatttttcaacccaatTTTCCTGCTGGTTcagatctctctgcaaactttgaaaaccttcctcactattcacacctccaatctttgtatcatcagcaaatttgctgatccaatttaccccattatcatccagatcattgatatagatgacaaataacaatggacctagcACTGATCCCCCGTGATCCccgagtcacaggcctccactcagagaagcaatcctccattaccactctctggcttctcccactaagctaatgtctaatccaatttaccacttcaCCATGTCCACAATCTAGAttagtacaggagctccacatctccacaatttagatctgcacaggagctccacatctccacaatttagatcagtacgggagctccacatctccacaatttagatctgcACAGGAGCTCCACAGcaccacaatttagatcagtacgggagctccacatctccacaatttagatcagtacgggAGCTCCACATcaccacaatttagatcagtacgggAGCTCCACATcaccacaatttagatcagtacaagagctccacatctccacaatttagaactgcacaggagctccacatcacCACAATTTAGATCtgcacaggagctccacatctccacaatttagatctgcacaggagctccacatctccacaatttagatcagtacaggagctccacatcaccacaatatagatcagtacaagagctccacatctccacaatttagatcagtacaagagctccacatctccacaatttagatctgcacaggagctccacatcacCACAATTTAGATCTGCACAGGAGCTCCACAGCACCACAATTTAGATCtgcacaggagctccacatcacCACAATTTAGATCtgcacaggagctccacatctccacaatttagatctgcacaggagctccacatcaccacaatttagatcagtacgggAGCTCCACATcaccacaatttagatcagtacaagagctccacatctccacaatttagatcagtacgggagctccacatctccacaatttagatcagtacgggagctccacatctccacaatttagatcagtacgggAGCTCCACATcaccacaatttagatcagtacgggAGCTCCACATcaccacaatttagatcagtacaagagCTCCACATcaccacaatttagatcagtacgggagctccacatctccacaatttagatctgcacaggagctccacatctccacaatttagatcagtacaagagctccacatctccacaatttagatctgcACAGGAGCTCCTCGTCTCCACAATTTTGATCAGTACGGGAGCTCCACTACTACACAAATCAGATCAAAACAGGAGCTCAACATCTGCACCATTTAGATAAGTATACCTGGTGACTGAatattcctaactaacctcccatgcgggacattgtcagaggccttaccgaagtccatgtagacaatatccattgccttccctttatccactttccttgtaacctccttgaaaaatagTAAAAGATttattaaacatgacctaccacgcacaaagccatgttgacattCCCTGATAAGTccttgtctatctaaatactagTAGATCTTATCCAATAAACctaataatttacccactacgaACGTCAAAtttaatggcctataatttcctggattacttttagagccttttttaaacaaagggacaacatgagctatcctccaatcctccggcacccgTAAATACCGACATTTTAGAAATTTccgccagggcccctgcaatttcaacactagtctccttcaaggtccgagggaataccctgtcaggttctGGGGATTCATCTGCActgaatttgcctcaagacagcaagcacctcctatCTCTATATATTGATCTAGAAAACTGTCCTGAACACATTTTGCAAAAtataacccatctagacctttaacagtatgggagtcccaatcagtatgtggaaaattaaaatcccctaacATCAAAACTTTTAATATTACTGGATAAACAACAGGAACAACTCCCTCAATCgataaaaccattcccaacacacgTTCCTTGACCAGTGGAGCACCTCACaacatgcattgtttgtgtcatcagtcgGACAACCGAAATATTTCCTCtatcaatcagcttccaaatgttgctactctatCATTCGTTGCCACGCCCCGCTgttgattcccttctcctcatcatacgttcttaccccGATCATCctccagagccccaaactctgccctgtgcagacctgcctctggtttctgaccctgctcgaACATTCAACTAATGGTTTCCGATTCCGCTTTCAGTCTTTAAAGGACCGTGGTGCTTTCAGCAAtcctttagaagcagggaaaatgacccataatgtaGAAATAAGTCATGAATCAGGATGTTAACTCCCAATATCATTCctcctcagcccagagattagagGGGCAAAGAACCTCTTAGACAGAACTACAGGCAGCTCAACatcttcagtctgcagaaaattcaagggaaacctcttcacccacagagtggtgactgctTGGAACtcatcaccacagggagagcaagagatgaacaacaggggaggatttaaaaggactgtcgtGGAATTGAATCACTGGCATGGTTCAGctggcctgagttgactctccACTGTATACAGTGTGTTATAAATTCATTAAGTACCAGAGACAAAGttcaaaatagaactgatttatttgtctcagatgcAGAATactaaactccagtcccattaaaggtgaatatacAGCAGAAGGatctcctcccatgcccagtgaccagggtgcagaattgggtgtgagcagcagcaataattgcagagttcagcaccaacAGTTACTCTAAAAATCacattcagcaatggtgatgtacaaatatccagcatgcagcttattgaaactttcttaCCAgtgtgaacctggtagtgtgtcaTAAGTATAAtatgtaaggtttcactgctaatgtaatggcctctctgtaatgtttcactgctgaggtaattgTTTCTCTGTAGCAGGAATGCTTAGGTTacaactagagataacagggttttggacTGCTGATctatccaatgacagaaatgcttttctttcttgtgagtctggactAGAGGTTTTCACggtcttttgccggggagagatgagaagacgcGAACGGAGagagtgggccctttttctttgttttctttaatAACCCTATATTCAAAGTAAGAAGTATAAATCTGaatcgtttaatcacatattgtgtactgtttgtttttTCAGAGTacacatcgcgcagcatccacacaactgACATTacttaaaacactgaaatacagctgcagatgctgtggatcaaagaatacgtacacaacactggaagaactcagcaggtcaggcagcatccgtgagacaagagtagccaatgtttcaggccgagacccttcatcaggaaattcctgatgaagggtgaagggtctcagcccgaaacattggctactcttttctcacagatgctgcctgacctgctgagttcttccagtgttgtgtacgtattctctgACATTACTTAAATTTGGCTGGGCTGTGGGGCTATCACCACCTATACAGGCAGTCTCCAAGTTACAAtcatccgacttacagacaacttgtACTGATGAACGGACTGCCACAAAGCCTATTATATTAAAAATTCATCGgctcgaggaaggagaacgccttCTGCCATTTTAAATTGGATCACATTGCTGTTAACACTGCTGTGAGTGTGTAACTTTTATTTGGCTTGAAttgttcttagtaagattcaccttggaaccccccccccctttcctagTCAGGACTGCccccatttggcccatttaacctgtctcagtgcgggtggaccTTAGAAACTGGGGCAGCTTAGAACCCACTGCCCACAGCTGCTTCTGAAACTGCAgcgtttctgttccattgatggatgtGGTAAACAAGTTAAAATTATGGATTGGTAATTCCCATTTCGTGCTTATTTCACTCTGCACACAATTACATTTACAGGGACTTTACCATGTGTGTAACCATGCCTCCAAAGCATAAAACCGATGCAAGAGCTGGTGATGCATCAAGGAAAAGGAAAATTATCATAATTGAAaagaaagtggaaataataaagcaatcggaaagaggtgaaacaccatcggtcttTGCAAAAGAATAAAGCTAcagccctgccctgatgaaagctataaTTATGACTACACAATGTAggggtttaattattgaaatggaaAGGCTATTGATAATTTGGCTAGATGATCAAAATCAGCGTAATTTGCCTATTAGACTTAGTTGAGTGTAAGAAAAGGCTGGAAGCCTTTTCAATGACTTAAAAGCTGCACGTGCACTAAGTGAAGGTGATTGTGATAAAGAACTTGTTACAAATAGGGGTTGGTTCAATCGTTTCAAGGTGAAGGCAAATTTACATGATATTAAAGTACAAGGTGGAGCAGCGAGTTCTGATGTAAGTGCTGCTAGTAattttcctaaaatgttgaaaaaaattATTGAGGGAGATTATTTGCCAGACCAAATATTTAATGTAGATGAGACTGACTTATGCCTGAAAGGAACCACTTTTCGAAAGAGGAGAAAAGTGCACCAGGGCAAAATGCATCGAAGGATAGGCCAACTTGTTCCAACTTACACACAAttctgacttaaagacagacttagTAACAGATCttgttcgtaacccggggactgctggTATTAAGCTGCTAGTCGAAGTGAGAGTTACATaaggttagatgactgagtgaattgattccacattcacagcaggtgaacggcctctccccagtgtgaactcaatgatgcataTTTGGTTGATTTGgcagagagaatctcttcccattgTCTGAACAGGAgcttctacccagtgtgaactcgctggtgtctctggagggtggatgaccgactgaatcccttcccacagcctgagcaggtgaaaggcctctctccagtgtgaactgactgatgcaccttcagttgagatgacgaagggaatcccttcccacagtctgaacaggtgaatggcctctctccagtgtgaactcgctgatgcaccttcagatgagatgactgagtgaatcctttcccacagtctgagcaggtaaatggcctctctccagtgtgattgcattgatgtaccttcagttgagatgatgaagtaaatcccttcccacagtctgagcaggtgaacggtctctctccagtgtgaacccgctgatgttccttcagatGAGATGACAGAATGAAtgtgttcccacagtctgagcaggtgaatggcctctctccagtgtgaactcgctgatgtaccttcagtttagatgagcaagcgaatcccttcccacagtctgagcaggtgaacggcctctccccagtgtgatctcgcTGATGTATATCCAGTTGAGATGATgaagtgaattccttcccacagtctgagcaggtgaatggcctctctccagtgtgaaatctctgatgtgccttcagttgagatgaccgagagtatcccttcccacagactgagcaggtgaatggccattctccggtgtgaactgactggtgtctcagtaggtgatatgacaaagtgaatccctttccacagtatgagcaggtgaatggcctctctccagtgtgaactgactggtgtaccttcagttgagatgatgaagggaatcccttcccacagtccgagcaggtgaacggcctctctccagtgtgaactgtctgatgtaacttcagttgagatgacgaagggaatcccttcccacagtctgagcacgtaaatggcctctctccactgtgaactcgctgatgtatcttcagatgagatgactgagtgaaacctttcccacattctgagcaggtgaacagcatcTCTCCAGTGTGATCACATTGaggtaccttcagttgagatgacaaagtaaatccattcccacagtctgagcaagcgAATTGCCACTCTCTGGTATGAAcccgctgatgtaccttcaattgagatgactgagtgaatcccttcccacagtctgagcaggtgaacggcttctctccagtgtgaactcgctgatgttccttcagatgagatgacagtgtgaatcccttcccacagtctgagcaggtgaatggcctctctctggtgtgaactcgctgatgttgcttcagatgagatgactgagtgaatcctttcccacagtcagagcaggtaaacggcctctctccagtgtgatctcgctgatgtaccttcagttgagatgacgaagtaaatcccttcccacagtctgagcaggtaaacggcctctctccagtgtgaactcgctgatgtaccttcagttgagatgaggaagcaaatcccttcccacagtctgagcaggtgaatggcctctccccagtgtgaactcgctgatgtaccttcagttgagacgATGAAAtgcatcccttcccacagtctgagcaggtgaacggccactctctggtgtgaacccgctgatgtaccttcagttgagatgatgaaatgaatcccttcccacagtctgagcaggtgaacggcctctctccagtgtgaaatcTCTGATGTACctccagttgagatgaccgagagaatcccttcccacaaactgagcaggtgaatggccactctccggtgtgaactgactggtgtctcagtagttgatatgacaaagtgaatccctttccacagtatGAGCACGTGAATGGCCTctttccagtgtgaactgactggtgtacctTCAGtcgggatgagcaagtgaatcccttcccacagtccgagcaggtgaacagcttctccacaTTGTGAATTTGCTGGTGTGCCATTTGGGTGGATGACCAAGTGAATTCCTTCCCGTAGTCTGAGCAGGTGAGCAGCCTCTGTCCTGTGTAGAATGTCGGGTGTGCCAGTCAGTCAGATGATAGAGTGAATCCCTCGCCACAGTCTGAGCTGGAAGGATAGTCGAAAGTATCCCTTGCTCCGCTTGTTAAATACTTGGATACAGGCAGCAAAACTGGTGTCTTGAGTTCTAGATTCCCATGCACGAATTCCTTGTCGtttctaacctgtaaaaagatttacaagatCCATCAATTTCAGAAGAGATCACTTGAGTTTTCAAGGTGCGATCTGGCATCccactgttacagtgaagtttcacccaagttggagagagaaatcattttctaactgggcacagtactggtatctggaatgaccatcaaattctctgatgctctctataagaatggggcatttttgCCATccccaatctgtgacctggctcagacTGACtgtctccattggtattattctctgttcccactgagctgcccTGGGTTTCTGGCCTcaaagtaactgaaacactctcacagaAATAGCCAGCAGTACATTTCAtgtacctaccactctgtgtaaaaaacatccccttggtaccttaaaactatgccccctcaacttagccacttcagccctaggaaaaacctgtggctatccacataatcaatgcccctcatcatcttatatacctaaAAAGGCTGTAAACATAAACAAGGACTTGTACATTCCCTTTGAGGATTTGTTAGGATGATATAAAATTATGtgggtatagatagtgtaaatgcaagcagctttagtcactgaggttgggtgggatgacaaccagagttCATgagtaagtggggaaggtgaaaatttaatggaaacatttggaaaagctctttactgaaatggtcgtgagagcgtggaatgagatgtcagcacaagtggtgaaaatGAGTtcaatttcaccatttaaaagaagtttggatgggagcctggatggcaggggtatggagggcgatggtcccagtgcaggtagttgcattagacaGAAGTGttttttcagcattgactagatgggccaaatagcccagaTCATCAGTCCAgattggaggcagcatctccagcaCCATCTTTTGAGCACggggcccctcagggctgtgtgctcagtccattattattcactctgctgacccacgactgtgctgcaagtcacagctcaaaccacatcatcaaatttaccaatgacacgaccgtggtgggtctcatcagcaagcaCGATGAGTCAGCTTATGAAGATgaagtgcagcggctaacggactagtgcagagccaacaacctgtctctgaacgtgaacaaaacagaagagatagataacacgaggaaatctgcagatgctggaaattcaagcaatacacagaaaatgctggtgaaacacagcagatcaggcagcatctatagggagaagagctgtcaACGTTTGTGCCCTGAGACCGACGAagaatctcggcccgaaacatcgacagcacttctccctacagatgttgcccgacctgctgtgttccaccagcattttgtgtgtgttgcttaaaagaGATGGTTGacaacttcaggagggcatggagcgaccactccccactggtagagatcgttaagaacaccaaatttcttggtgttcacctggcgaagaatctcacctggtccctcaacaccagcgccatagcaaagaaagcccaactcccagcccccatcctcatcacagtcTACAGTGGTTGTATTGAGTGTATCCTGGgcagctgtatcactgtctggtttggaaattgcaccatcttgtaTTGCAGTGGATAGTgcagtcagctgagaagatcattggggtctctctttctgccattatggacatttacactacacactgcatccgcaatacaaacaacattatgaaggactccatgcacccctcatacaaattcttctccctcctgccatctgggaaaagcattcaggctctcacgacctgactatgtaacagtttcttcccataagctgtcagactcctcaatacccagagcctggactgacaccttactacactattgtcttttttattatatattataatGCCCACACTgtttgcagtcctgggtaggtctgtagtatagagtagctttttttttctgtgttgttttttacgtagtccAGTCTAGTTTCTGagctgtttcatgtaacaccatgttcctgaaaaacattctcatttttactgtgtactgtagcaGCAGCTATTGTCGAAATGACAATataatgacttgacttgaatttttctgtactgaacttctccatgtttctatgacagagaagctggaaAAATTTGTTTGGACtgacaatggagcagcaatggctagagtttctgggagcaattcgggagctgagtgatcgatacatcccaatgaagtggaagcattggaaaggcaggagaacacaaccatggctaaaatgagaagctaaagccaacataaaagccgaagagagggcaaacaaaaactattgagaagcttttagaaaccagcAGAAGACTCAAAAAAAGTCAGATAAGCTCAGGGCGTGGAATGATGATTAATGAGTCAGTCATTGATGAGTCTTGGCAGAACCAAGACATTTAGATGTCTGagacatttagaggaacaaaatatccagggcttcaatatctcttgaaaaccaaggttcctgaaccagttacctttcaacctttattttggcaggcacatacaaactctacaccctcaaaatttcacttctgaaggcctcccacttacctgtTGTGTGCTACATCTGTTGTTggttctggacacatcatcagtgatgttcctggaatcgtcaggtgtttcagg
Coding sequences within:
- the LOC132384418 gene encoding gastrula zinc finger protein XlCGF57.1-like; translated protein: MAHQQIHNVEKLFTCSDCGKGFTCSSRLKVHQSVHTGKRPFTCSYCGKGFTLSYQLLRHQSVHTGEWPFTCSVCGKGFSRSSQLEVHQRFHTGERPFTCSDCGKGFISSSQLKVHQRVHTREWPFTCSDCGKGCISSSQLKVHQRVHTGERPFTCSDCGKGFASSSQLKVHQRVHTGERPFTCSDCGKGFTSSSQLKVHQRDHTGERPFTCSDCGKGFTQSSHLKQHQRVHTRERPFTCSDCGKGFTLSSHLKEHQRVHTGEKPFTCSDCGKGFTQSSQLKVHQRVHTREWQFACSDCGNGFTLSSQLKVPQCDHTGEMLFTCSECGKGFTQSSHLKIHQRVHSGERPFTCSDCGKGFPSSSQLKLHQTVHTGERPFTCSDCGKGFPSSSQLKVHQSVHTGERPFTCSYCGKGFTLSYHLLRHQSVHTGEWPFTCSVCGKGYSRSSQLKAHQRFHTGERPFTCSDCGKEFTSSSQLDIHQRDHTGERPFTCSDCGKGFACSSKLKVHQRVHTGERPFTCSDCGNTFILSSHLKEHQRVHTGERPFTCSDCGKGFTSSSQLKVHQCNHTGERPFTCSDCGKGFTQSSHLKVHQRVHTGERPFTCSDCGKGFPSSSQLKVHQSVHTGERPFTCSGCGKGFSRSSTLQRHQRVHTG